In Perca fluviatilis chromosome 14, GENO_Pfluv_1.0, whole genome shotgun sequence, a genomic segment contains:
- the LOC120572926 gene encoding Fc receptor-like B → MFEGQSVSLSCEEDDSSAGWTLRRNTSDKTRTECGVGWGKPVDSSCIISYMVPSHSGVYWCESREGATSNSINITVTDGPVILQSPVLPVMEGEDLTLTCKTERSSNLPAGFYKDGSFIRTEPAGHMTIPHVSRSDEGFYKCLIRRVGESPPSWVSVTGEEVTFDFRSSFI, encoded by the exons atgtttgaaggacagtctgtctctctgagctgtgaggaggacgacagctcagctggatggactctgaggaggaacacaAGTGATAAAACCAGGACAGAGTGTGGAGTTGGCTGGGGAAAACCTGTTGATTCTTCCTGCATCATCAGCTACATGGTCCCATCCCACAGTGGAGTttactggtgtgagtccagagagggagcaaccagtaacagcatcaacatcactgtcactg atggaccagtgatcctgcagagtcctgtcctccctgtgatggagggagaagacctcactctgacctgtaaaacaGAGAGGTCCTCCAACCTCCCAGctggtttctataaagatggctccttcatcaggactgagcctgcaggtcacatgaccatcccccatgtttccaggtctgatgaaggCTTCTACAAGTGTCTCATCAGGAGAGTTGGAGAGTctccacccagctgggtctctgtcacaggtgAGGAAGTTACCTTTGATTTCAGGAGTTCATTCATCTAG